The following coding sequences lie in one Agarivorans sp. Alg241-V36 genomic window:
- a CDS encoding universal stress protein translates to MSYRHILVAVDLSENSRRIIDKVILLAKPLDAKVSLIFVDESANDSAFSGLIDLDLAAIEPMHPSLKESANKLNALVVDTNYAIENQFVMQGDLSARLDETVAEVGADLIVCGHDNGFWHRLASKHHELVNKVSIDLLVIPIDQ, encoded by the coding sequence GACCTCTCTGAAAACAGCAGAAGAATAATCGACAAAGTCATTCTGCTAGCGAAACCACTTGATGCAAAAGTATCACTGATTTTTGTTGATGAAAGCGCTAACGATTCAGCATTCAGTGGGCTAATCGATCTTGATTTAGCCGCCATAGAACCTATGCATCCAAGCCTTAAAGAGTCTGCTAATAAGCTTAACGCTTTGGTGGTGGATACCAACTATGCCATCGAGAATCAGTTTGTTATGCAAGGTGATTTAAGTGCTCGCTTAGATGAAACAGTGGCCGAGGTAGGCGCTGACTTAATCGTATGTGGTCATGATAATGGATTCTGGCATCGTTTAGCATCTAAGCATCATGAGCTGGTAAATAAGGTCTCGATAGATCTGCTGGTTATACCTATCGATCAGTGA